In Pseudobacter ginsenosidimutans, the following are encoded in one genomic region:
- the bioA gene encoding adenosylmethionine--8-amino-7-oxononanoate transaminase codes for MNTESLITRDKKVIWHPFTPQKYMPVPIPIVKASGTLLQDADGRTYIDAISSWWVTLHGHAHPYIAQKIFEQASTLEQVIFAGFTHEPAIRLAERILEILPGNLSRVFYSDNGSTSTEVALKMSVQYWWNKGEGKKRNKILAFNNSYHGDTFGAMSVSDRSVFTMAFQDKLFEVIFIDAPESVNRPYDLPWNEIACFIYEPLVQGAGGMKMYNAEGLDQLIGLCQQHQVICIADEVMTGFGRTGKLFASLYMSNEPDIVCLSKGLTGGTMPLSITACSAKVYEAFVEEDLLKTFFHGHSYTANPIACAAALASLDLLLKPECTEQMENIHQQHLAFSQQLQQSRHPIRNIRVLGTIIAFEIDKGRDEYLNNISKLITQQAMDQNVYLRPLGNTLYLMPPYCITTEELNKVYHVINSILKELAG; via the coding sequence ATGAACACTGAATCGCTGATAACCAGGGATAAAAAGGTGATCTGGCACCCCTTTACACCGCAAAAGTATATGCCAGTTCCCATTCCAATTGTTAAAGCTTCGGGAACCCTGCTCCAGGATGCAGATGGCCGGACTTATATAGACGCTATCAGCAGCTGGTGGGTGACTTTGCACGGACATGCCCATCCCTATATCGCCCAAAAGATCTTTGAACAGGCCAGCACCCTGGAACAGGTGATCTTTGCCGGCTTCACCCACGAGCCCGCCATCCGGCTGGCGGAAAGGATCCTGGAAATCCTGCCGGGCAATCTCTCCCGTGTGTTCTATTCAGATAATGGCAGTACTTCCACCGAAGTGGCCCTCAAAATGAGCGTTCAGTACTGGTGGAATAAGGGCGAAGGAAAAAAGAGAAACAAAATTCTGGCCTTCAATAACTCCTATCACGGCGACACATTCGGCGCCATGAGTGTGAGCGACCGCTCGGTTTTCACGATGGCATTCCAGGATAAACTCTTCGAAGTGATCTTTATAGACGCTCCGGAATCAGTCAATAGGCCATATGATCTTCCCTGGAATGAGATCGCCTGTTTTATTTATGAGCCCCTGGTGCAGGGTGCAGGTGGGATGAAGATGTACAATGCGGAAGGACTGGATCAACTCATCGGCCTTTGCCAGCAACACCAGGTGATCTGCATTGCAGATGAAGTGATGACCGGTTTTGGCAGAACAGGCAAACTCTTTGCATCTTTGTACATGAGCAATGAGCCTGATATTGTATGTCTATCGAAAGGTTTAACAGGCGGCACCATGCCATTAAGCATTACCGCCTGTTCGGCCAAAGTGTATGAAGCATTTGTGGAGGAAGATTTATTGAAGACTTTTTTCCACGGACATTCCTACACTGCCAACCCTATCGCCTGTGCAGCAGCCCTGGCCAGCCTGGACCTGTTGCTGAAACCGGAATGCACAGAACAAATGGAAAATATCCATCAACAGCACCTGGCATTCAGCCAGCAGCTTCAACAAAGCAGACATCCCATCCGTAATATAAGGGTGCTGGGCACCATCATTGCTTTTGAGATCGATAAGGGGCGGGATGAGTACCTGAACAATATCAGCAAACTGATCACGCAGCAGGCAATGGACCAAAACGTTTACCTCAGACCGTTAGGGAACACCCTGTACCTGATGCCACCTTATTGCATCACAACAGAAGAGCTGAATAAAGTGTACCATGTGATCAATTCCATATTGAAGGAACTTGCAGGCTGA
- a CDS encoding RNA polymerase sigma factor: MDYSRLVKECLKGRPDAQRQLYEHFAEGMLGVCYRYTKSMADAEDVLQEGFIKVFTHLGQFKSEGELGGWIRRIMVNTALNFLKKNSRYQHDLAYTDPGLHPVSDDNPEVLLNAKDLAELIRQLPTGYQTIFNMHAVEGFSHVEIGKILGINEGTSRSQYARARALLITWLKKNNLEATKTESYVRP; the protein is encoded by the coding sequence ATGGACTATAGCAGGCTGGTAAAAGAATGTTTGAAGGGCCGCCCTGACGCCCAGCGACAACTCTATGAGCATTTTGCCGAGGGGATGTTAGGGGTATGCTATCGCTATACCAAGTCCATGGCCGACGCAGAAGATGTGCTGCAGGAAGGGTTTATCAAGGTATTCACCCATCTGGGACAATTCAAATCGGAGGGTGAACTGGGTGGATGGATCCGCAGGATCATGGTGAATACAGCGCTTAACTTTCTCAAGAAGAACAGCCGCTACCAGCACGACCTGGCTTATACAGATCCCGGCCTGCATCCGGTATCGGACGATAATCCTGAAGTATTACTCAATGCGAAAGACCTGGCAGAGCTGATCCGGCAATTGCCAACCGGCTACCAGACAATTTTCAATATGCACGCGGTGGAAGGTTTTTCACACGTGGAGATCGGAAAGATCCTGGGCATCAATGAAGGAACATCCAGATCTCAATATGCGCGCGCCCGTGCATTACTGATAACCTGGCTTAAAAAAAACAACCTGGAAGCAACAAAAACTGAATCGTATGTCCGACCATGA
- a CDS encoding outer membrane beta-barrel protein, with amino-acid sequence MSDHDFEKQVQQKMEQLKLRPSDAVWTKVDKRIRKERRRRRVVLWLPLFLLCVVAGGYFYFDAQSNNNKFTASELNSTQSHSDKNASESTSQTAGSTENKPVAGTDASPAATGNPQQSIPTENSTDQPALQPAPEKPGERNAVAPENNAPAVTNSTVQPEKGMAVVPRVNKSGNGNKKANRLSADLTKSVTVVQGNKPPRKSSGSPLKALVQNNDQPAANTVAVNDANPSSLPGKTDSGNVVSNFIPQQDTEDSAGIAAPSSTPAPAKVNLAQNQAPKTKKKPVVEPPKPAHKPSTWSFGIVAEGGASHISKGSPFSLLSKKNNEPEDLAMASPAPPNQNFYGGPAGFTQFPDNKPSELKSSIAWSAGGFVQKQLNKRISVSAGVQYSYFSMKTDVGQFMKSAISVSNANYDQIVSDYYQGRSALNVGGGLAATSYPRPPQQQEYTNKYHFLEIPVKIHWRVTGDEASLPIIVDGGLSVAKLLSTNALHYDGNNDVYYKDYDYFNKIQAGITAGVNVELFSESKHPIWIGPTIKYQLSNLITSDLSNGQHLWSFGLGAKFFLRK; translated from the coding sequence ATGTCCGACCATGATTTTGAGAAACAGGTGCAGCAGAAAATGGAGCAACTGAAGTTGCGCCCGTCTGATGCTGTCTGGACAAAAGTGGATAAGCGTATCCGTAAGGAACGACGCCGCAGGAGAGTGGTGCTTTGGTTACCGCTTTTTTTGCTCTGCGTGGTCGCAGGCGGCTATTTCTATTTTGATGCCCAATCCAACAACAATAAATTCACTGCTTCTGAACTGAACTCTACTCAATCGCATTCCGATAAGAACGCTTCTGAATCCACTAGCCAAACTGCCGGCAGCACAGAGAACAAGCCCGTTGCCGGAACCGATGCTTCACCTGCAGCAACGGGTAATCCTCAGCAATCCATACCCACAGAGAACAGCACTGATCAACCTGCATTGCAGCCCGCACCGGAAAAACCGGGAGAGCGCAACGCAGTTGCTCCTGAAAATAATGCACCCGCCGTTACTAACAGTACCGTACAACCGGAAAAGGGAATGGCGGTAGTTCCCCGCGTAAACAAATCAGGTAATGGCAATAAGAAGGCTAACAGGCTTTCTGCCGATCTGACCAAATCTGTTACAGTAGTACAGGGCAATAAGCCGCCACGCAAATCATCAGGCAGTCCGTTGAAGGCTCTGGTACAGAATAATGATCAGCCTGCCGCCAACACAGTGGCCGTTAATGATGCCAATCCTTCCAGTCTTCCCGGAAAAACGGATTCCGGTAATGTGGTAAGCAATTTCATTCCACAACAGGATACCGAAGATTCCGCCGGTATAGCGGCCCCTTCTTCAACACCTGCACCAGCAAAAGTGAACCTGGCCCAAAACCAGGCTCCAAAAACTAAAAAGAAACCAGTAGTAGAACCACCGAAACCTGCACACAAACCCTCCACCTGGAGTTTTGGTATTGTTGCAGAAGGCGGCGCTTCCCATATTTCCAAAGGCAGTCCGTTCAGCCTGCTCAGCAAGAAGAACAACGAGCCTGAAGACCTGGCCATGGCAAGCCCCGCGCCTCCCAATCAGAACTTTTATGGAGGTCCGGCAGGATTCACACAATTCCCGGATAACAAACCTTCCGAATTGAAATCCAGCATTGCCTGGTCGGCGGGCGGATTCGTTCAGAAACAATTGAACAAACGCATCAGCGTTTCTGCGGGTGTGCAGTACAGTTACTTCAGCATGAAAACAGATGTTGGACAATTCATGAAGTCCGCCATCTCCGTGAGCAATGCCAATTATGACCAGATAGTGAGCGATTATTACCAGGGAAGAAGCGCACTCAATGTGGGTGGGGGACTTGCTGCTACCAGCTACCCAAGACCACCACAACAACAGGAATACACCAACAAATATCATTTCCTCGAGATCCCCGTGAAGATCCACTGGCGTGTTACCGGTGATGAAGCATCATTGCCCATCATTGTAGATGGCGGTTTATCTGTAGCCAAACTGCTTTCCACCAACGCACTCCATTACGATGGTAATAACGATGTATATTATAAAGACTACGATTACTTCAACAAGATTCAAGCCGGCATCACTGCAGGTGTGAATGTGGAGCTGTTCAGTGAAAGCAAGCATCCCATCTGGATCGGGCCTACTATCAAATATCAGTTGAGCAACCTGATCACCAGCGATCTTTCCAATGGACAACATCTCTGGTCATTTGGATTGGGAGCGAAATTCTTCCTGAGAAAATAA
- the queG gene encoding tRNA epoxyqueuosine(34) reductase QueG, with product MSPIEKNTLLIKQAASRLGFSYCGIAKAVPLDEDARRLEAWLNQGMQGNMKYMENHFELRVDPSRLVPGARSVITLLMNYYPAQAQQEETPKVSKYAFGKDYHEVIRAKLNQLLATMNQEIGAVTGRGFVDSAPVMERSWAQRSGLGWIGRNGNLINKQQGSFFFIATLIVDIPLLYDDPIAKDYCGTCRKCIDACPTGAIHENKVIDGSKCISYFTIELKEMMIPESMQGKFDNWMFGCDTCQDVCPWNRFSVSNTEPEFTPLPELLEFSLQDWQELTEESFKKIFRHSPLKRAKFEGIRRNLRFLQQ from the coding sequence ATGAGTCCCATAGAAAAAAATACCCTGCTGATCAAACAGGCCGCGTCCCGGCTGGGTTTCAGCTATTGCGGCATCGCAAAGGCTGTTCCGCTGGACGAAGATGCCCGCCGTCTCGAAGCCTGGCTCAACCAGGGCATGCAGGGAAATATGAAGTATATGGAAAACCATTTCGAGCTCCGGGTAGACCCTTCGCGCCTAGTTCCGGGCGCCCGCTCAGTGATCACCCTCCTGATGAATTATTATCCGGCGCAGGCGCAACAGGAGGAAACGCCCAAAGTTTCCAAATATGCTTTTGGAAAAGATTATCACGAAGTGATCCGCGCCAAACTGAACCAGTTGCTGGCTACCATGAACCAGGAGATCGGCGCAGTAACAGGAAGAGGTTTTGTGGATTCTGCACCGGTGATGGAAAGAAGCTGGGCGCAACGAAGCGGCCTTGGCTGGATCGGCAGGAATGGCAATCTCATCAACAAACAACAGGGCTCATTCTTTTTTATTGCCACGCTGATTGTTGATATACCACTGTTATATGATGATCCCATTGCGAAGGACTATTGCGGTACCTGCCGCAAATGCATCGATGCCTGCCCAACAGGTGCGATCCATGAAAACAAAGTGATAGATGGAAGCAAATGCATTTCCTATTTCACCATCGAACTGAAAGAAATGATGATCCCTGAGAGCATGCAGGGGAAATTCGATAACTGGATGTTCGGCTGCGATACCTGCCAGGATGTTTGTCCATGGAACCGCTTCTCGGTTTCCAATACCGAGCCGGAATTCACGCCCCTACCGGAATTGCTGGAATTCTCCTTACAGGACTGGCAGGAGCTCACGGAAGAAAGTTTCAAAAAGATCTTCCGCCACTCACCATTGAAGCGCGCTAAATTTGAGGGTATCCGCCGTAACCTGCGCTTTCTTCAGCAATGA
- a CDS encoding sodium/sugar symporter → MKNKLETGDIIVFLIYILIVAGYGYWVYRKRQSKENDTKSFFLAEGSLTWWAIGASMIASNISAEQFIGMSGSGFAMGLAISAYEWLAAISLIIVAVFFMPIYLKNRIFTMPQFLKQRYNEHVALLMAIFWLFLYVFVNLTSILFLGAIAINNLSGGGNFHLIMILLAIFALVITLGGMKVIGYTDVIQVIFLVIGGLAATYLALTKVSEHFGYGRDLLAGINQLFAKAPEHFDMIFDKPTETASEAQIKNYLSLPGIAMLLGGQWIANLNYWGCNQYITQRALGADLNTARRGIIFAAFLKVMMPIIVVLPGIAAYVLYTNGQSDVTQAMNIDGHVKADNAYSAVLGFLPEGLKGLSMAALTAAIVASLAGKANSISTIFTLDIYKKYVSANATEKKLVWIGRLTVLLAMVIAILFTWNDWLNIGGEGGFNFIQKYTGFVSPGIFAVFLLGFFWKRTTSLAAVVGIVGGFLLSVIFNGYLPQWFGNETWMYTAYPNPDNKGIYEIPFLTSMGWVFFIIVAVMAVISLLDPGSKNNPKATQYDRSMFRVTPGMMAMILVILGLIAAIYVRFW, encoded by the coding sequence ATGAAGAATAAACTGGAGACTGGCGATATTATCGTATTTCTCATCTACATCCTCATTGTTGCCGGCTATGGCTACTGGGTTTACCGCAAGCGTCAATCCAAAGAAAATGATACCAAGAGTTTTTTTCTCGCAGAAGGATCACTCACCTGGTGGGCGATCGGCGCTTCCATGATTGCGAGTAATATTTCCGCTGAACAGTTCATCGGAATGAGCGGCAGCGGATTTGCGATGGGATTGGCCATCTCTGCCTACGAATGGCTGGCCGCCATCTCGCTGATCATTGTGGCTGTTTTCTTCATGCCCATCTATCTGAAGAACCGCATCTTCACCATGCCGCAATTCCTGAAGCAGCGCTATAATGAACATGTGGCCCTGTTGATGGCCATCTTCTGGCTTTTCCTGTATGTATTTGTGAATCTTACATCCATTCTCTTTCTCGGTGCTATCGCCATCAATAACCTTTCGGGCGGTGGCAATTTCCACCTGATCATGATCCTCCTGGCCATTTTCGCGTTGGTGATCACGTTAGGAGGTATGAAAGTGATCGGCTATACCGATGTGATCCAGGTGATCTTCCTGGTGATCGGTGGCCTGGCGGCCACTTACCTGGCCCTTACCAAAGTGAGTGAGCATTTCGGTTATGGAAGGGACCTGCTGGCGGGCATCAACCAGCTGTTTGCGAAAGCGCCTGAGCATTTCGATATGATATTCGACAAACCAACGGAAACAGCTTCCGAGGCACAGATAAAGAATTACCTCAGTCTTCCGGGTATCGCGATGCTGCTCGGTGGTCAGTGGATCGCCAACCTGAACTATTGGGGCTGTAACCAGTATATCACGCAACGTGCGCTGGGCGCGGATCTCAACACTGCACGCAGGGGCATCATCTTCGCTGCTTTCCTGAAAGTGATGATGCCGATCATAGTGGTGCTGCCTGGTATTGCGGCTTATGTGTTGTACACGAACGGACAGTCCGATGTAACACAGGCCATGAATATCGATGGACATGTAAAAGCAGATAACGCTTACTCGGCAGTGTTAGGCTTCCTTCCTGAAGGACTGAAAGGCTTATCCATGGCTGCTTTGACGGCGGCCATCGTTGCATCGCTTGCAGGTAAGGCCAATAGTATCTCCACCATCTTCACACTCGATATTTACAAGAAATATGTAAGCGCCAATGCCACCGAGAAGAAACTGGTATGGATCGGAAGGCTCACCGTATTACTGGCGATGGTAATAGCGATCCTCTTCACCTGGAACGACTGGCTCAATATCGGTGGTGAAGGCGGATTCAACTTCATTCAGAAATACACAGGCTTTGTATCGCCTGGTATCTTCGCGGTGTTCCTGCTCGGCTTCTTCTGGAAGCGCACCACATCGCTGGCAGCCGTGGTGGGCATTGTAGGCGGTTTCCTGCTGAGTGTGATCTTCAATGGTTACCTGCCGCAATGGTTCGGTAATGAAACCTGGATGTATACAGCCTATCCCAATCCTGATAACAAAGGCATCTATGAGATCCCATTCCTCACCAGCATGGGCTGGGTGTTCTTCATCATTGTGGCGGTGATGGCTGTGATCTCATTGCTTGATCCGGGAAGCAAGAACAATCCAAAAGCCACGCAGTACGACCGGAGCATGTTCCGTGTTACGCCTGGTATGATGGCCATGATCCTGGTGATACTGGGGCTTATTGCTGCTATCTATGTGAGATTCTGGTAA
- a CDS encoding serine hydrolase domain-containing protein has product MSLKIKRICLICSLAASFLLLLQSVKAQDTAAISSFLIKQQKSIGKAVALVWKDGKIVYQKELGTDFNARTQAPIAASSQWLTAAVVLTFVEEGKISLDDPVGKYLPEFNKYMKSYLTVRQCLMHLTGFERDKGLSTKVTFGRKYQTLEDQVNALAAKEISANAGEQYFYGAYGPAIAARVIEVVGKKAFERLAQERIFRPCKMRATNFGFDGGCPNPGFGAQSTANDYLNFLIMLLNGGTFEGKKVLGEESIKEMQRAQLGSEPVRYLPEAVTGFDVSYGNYIQEKDASGNAQVLSSPSLAGTWPYIDLCRKYAAILFVADAKNEVKKDLAIQFREKVDEAIGACK; this is encoded by the coding sequence ATGTCATTAAAAATCAAACGAATCTGTCTCATATGCAGTCTCGCTGCATCTTTCCTGCTATTGTTGCAGTCTGTTAAAGCCCAGGATACAGCCGCTATCAGTTCCTTTCTTATCAAACAGCAAAAGTCCATCGGCAAAGCGGTGGCGTTGGTTTGGAAAGATGGCAAGATCGTTTACCAGAAAGAGTTAGGCACCGATTTCAATGCCAGGACCCAGGCTCCGATTGCAGCATCCAGCCAATGGCTGACGGCAGCAGTTGTGTTGACCTTTGTGGAAGAGGGTAAAATATCGCTGGATGATCCGGTAGGTAAATATCTCCCCGAATTCAACAAATACATGAAGAGTTACCTCACTGTACGGCAATGCCTGATGCATCTCACCGGATTTGAACGCGACAAGGGGCTGAGCACAAAGGTAACATTTGGGCGCAAATACCAGACCCTGGAAGACCAGGTAAATGCGCTGGCGGCAAAAGAGATCAGCGCCAATGCAGGAGAACAATATTTTTATGGCGCTTACGGACCGGCCATTGCTGCCCGGGTGATCGAAGTGGTGGGCAAGAAAGCATTCGAGCGGCTGGCGCAGGAGCGTATCTTCCGTCCCTGCAAAATGCGCGCAACCAATTTCGGATTTGATGGCGGTTGTCCCAATCCCGGATTCGGTGCTCAATCTACCGCCAATGACTACCTGAACTTTCTCATCATGCTGCTTAACGGCGGAACCTTTGAAGGAAAGAAAGTATTGGGCGAAGAATCCATCAAAGAAATGCAGCGCGCTCAACTGGGTTCTGAACCCGTAAGATACCTGCCAGAAGCTGTGACCGGTTTTGATGTGAGCTATGGGAATTATATCCAGGAGAAGGATGCTTCCGGTAATGCGCAGGTGCTCAGTAGTCCATCATTGGCCGGCACCTGGCCTTATATAGATCTCTGCAGGAAATATGCAGCCATCCTCTTTGTTGCTGATGCTAAGAATGAAGTGAAGAAAGATCTGGCTATTCAATTCAGGGAAAAAGTGGACGAAGCCATCGGAGCGTGTAAGTAA
- the clpB gene encoding ATP-dependent chaperone ClpB, with the protein MNLNNFTIKAQEAIAQAQQIAFNNNSVNIETEHLLKSLLDQEDSPVDYLLKKNNVTVNVLDTKLQESIDRLPKASGGVTPAQMIGRDANNAVLRAGAVLKQFGDEFVSVEHLLLAILQGSDNASKLLKDAGLTENGLVAAIKDLRKGDTIKSQTQETQFNALNKYAKNLNELARAGKLDPVIGRDEEIRRTLHILSRRSKNNPILVGEPGVGKTAIVEGLAHRIINGDVPENLQSKIIYALDMGQLIAGAKYKGEFEERLKGVIKEVTGSDGEIILFIDEIHTLVGAGGGEGAMDAANILKPALARGELRAIGATTLNEYQKFFEKDKALERRFQKVMIEEPTVEDTISILRGLKDRYETYHHVRIKDEAIIAAVELSHRYITDRFLPDKAIDLIDESAARLRLEMNSMPEELDRMERQIRQLEIEREAIKRENDEEKLKELNTEIANFSVERDTLRAKWKEEKEIVEKVQSAKASIESLKQEAERAERNGDYGKVAEIRYGKVKEQEQIIAKYSEELAGINEKRMLKEEVDAEDIAENVAKATGIPVTRMLQSEKEKLLQLEDHLHQRVVGQEEAITAVADAIRRSRAGLQDPKKPIGSFIFLGTTGVGKTELAKALAEFLFDDESMLTRIDMSEYQEKHSVSRLVGAPPGYVGYDEGGQLTEAVRRKPYSVVLLDEIEKAHPDVWNILLQVLDDGRLTDNKGRVVNFKNTIIIMTSNIGSHLIQEAFEDVSERTRDEATEKAKTEVMNLLRETIRPEFLNRVDEIIMFQPLLKKEIKGIINIQLNNLKKLVAQNGINLQFSEYTMDYLAENGFDPQFGARPLKRLIQKEIVNQLSRKILAGDVDKTHPVLVDVFDGVVVFRNETNSKPSDDKKEKAASK; encoded by the coding sequence ATGAATCTGAACAATTTTACTATTAAGGCACAGGAAGCGATTGCGCAGGCGCAACAGATCGCTTTCAATAACAATAGCGTGAATATTGAAACGGAGCATTTGCTCAAGAGCCTGCTGGATCAGGAAGACTCGCCCGTGGATTATTTGCTGAAAAAAAATAATGTAACGGTGAATGTGCTGGACACAAAGCTCCAGGAAAGCATCGACCGTTTACCCAAAGCAAGTGGTGGGGTTACGCCGGCCCAAATGATCGGCCGTGATGCCAACAATGCCGTATTGCGTGCAGGCGCCGTGCTCAAACAATTCGGTGATGAATTTGTGAGTGTGGAGCATTTGCTCCTGGCTATTTTACAGGGCAGTGATAATGCATCGAAGCTCCTGAAGGATGCAGGTCTCACAGAGAACGGTCTTGTGGCCGCCATCAAAGACCTGCGCAAAGGCGATACCATCAAGAGCCAGACACAGGAAACACAATTCAATGCGCTCAATAAATACGCGAAGAACCTCAATGAACTGGCACGTGCCGGTAAGCTCGATCCGGTGATCGGTCGTGATGAGGAGATCCGCAGAACGCTGCATATCCTCAGTCGCAGGAGCAAGAACAATCCGATCCTCGTAGGTGAGCCTGGTGTTGGTAAGACCGCCATCGTGGAAGGTCTTGCACACCGCATCATCAATGGCGATGTGCCGGAGAACCTGCAATCGAAGATCATCTATGCGCTCGATATGGGGCAGCTCATTGCCGGCGCCAAATACAAAGGGGAATTTGAAGAAAGATTGAAAGGCGTGATCAAGGAAGTGACCGGCAGCGATGGCGAGATCATTCTCTTCATCGATGAGATCCATACCCTGGTAGGTGCCGGTGGCGGTGAAGGCGCAATGGACGCAGCCAATATTCTCAAGCCTGCTCTCGCCAGAGGCGAGCTCAGAGCGATTGGCGCCACCACACTCAATGAGTACCAGAAATTCTTTGAAAAAGACAAGGCCCTCGAACGCCGCTTCCAGAAAGTGATGATCGAAGAGCCTACAGTGGAAGATACCATCTCCATCCTGCGCGGATTGAAAGACAGGTATGAAACCTATCACCATGTGCGTATCAAGGATGAAGCTATCATTGCAGCGGTTGAATTATCGCATCGCTATATCACAGATCGTTTTCTGCCAGACAAAGCCATCGATCTGATCGATGAAAGCGCCGCCAGGCTCAGGCTTGAGATGAACAGCATGCCCGAGGAACTGGACCGTATGGAGCGGCAGATCCGTCAGTTGGAGATCGAACGTGAAGCTATCAAGCGTGAGAACGATGAAGAAAAACTGAAAGAGCTCAACACGGAGATCGCCAATTTCAGTGTGGAGCGCGATACGCTTCGTGCAAAATGGAAAGAGGAAAAAGAGATTGTAGAAAAAGTACAAAGCGCAAAAGCCAGCATCGAATCACTGAAACAGGAAGCGGAACGTGCAGAAAGAAATGGTGATTATGGAAAAGTAGCTGAGATCCGCTATGGTAAAGTGAAAGAACAGGAACAGATCATTGCAAAATATTCAGAAGAACTGGCAGGCATCAACGAAAAGAGGATGTTGAAAGAAGAAGTGGATGCAGAAGATATCGCAGAGAATGTAGCAAAGGCAACCGGCATTCCCGTTACCCGCATGCTGCAAAGTGAAAAAGAAAAACTCCTTCAACTGGAAGATCATCTTCATCAACGTGTGGTAGGGCAGGAAGAAGCCATTACTGCTGTAGCTGATGCTATCCGCAGAAGCCGGGCAGGATTGCAGGATCCTAAGAAACCCATTGGTTCCTTCATCTTCCTCGGAACTACCGGTGTGGGTAAAACGGAGCTGGCGAAAGCACTTGCTGAATTCCTCTTCGATGATGAAAGCATGCTCACGCGCATAGACATGAGTGAGTACCAGGAAAAACATTCAGTATCACGGCTTGTAGGTGCGCCTCCGGGATATGTAGGTTATGATGAAGGTGGCCAGCTCACAGAAGCTGTGCGCCGCAAGCCTTACAGCGTAGTGCTGTTGGATGAGATCGAGAAAGCGCACCCCGATGTATGGAATATTTTGTTACAGGTATTGGACGATGGAAGGCTTACCGATAACAAAGGACGTGTGGTGAATTTCAAGAACACCATCATCATCATGACCAGCAATATCGGCAGCCACCTTATCCAGGAGGCATTCGAAGATGTGAGTGAGCGTACCCGTGATGAAGCCACTGAAAAAGCGAAAACTGAAGTGATGAATTTGTTGAGAGAAACAATTCGTCCGGAGTTCCTGAACCGCGTGGATGAGATCATCATGTTCCAGCCATTGCTGAAAAAAGAGATCAAGGGGATCATCAATATTCAACTGAACAACCTGAAGAAACTGGTGGCACAGAATGGCATCAATCTTCAGTTCAGTGAGTACACCATGGATTACCTGGCTGAGAATGGTTTCGATCCTCAGTTTGGTGCGCGGCCGCTGAAAAGGCTGATCCAAAAAGAGATCGTGAACCAACTGAGCCGCAAGATCCTGGCCGGGGATGTAGACAAGACCCATCCTGTGCTGGTAGATGTTTTCGATGGAGTAGTGGTGTTCCGGAATGAGACCAATTCAAAGCCGTCTGACGATAAGAAAGAAAAAGCGGCTTCCAAATAA
- a CDS encoding DsbA family protein: MATNNKPKLIEIKPPKDIWVGAIDAPVSLVEFGDYESEACAKAHEIVKKIMEQYDGRVKFNFRHFPLTQVHQRAQKAAEACVGAAQEGKFWEMHNLLFAHRTQLGSISLREYAREAGAKDKNFLPKLVDSLYGWTVRNDLLEGLDKGIRDIPAFFINNELYTGKISLPGLSKAIDDALASSGKKKSTVKQRA, translated from the coding sequence ATGGCAACAAACAATAAACCCAAATTGATCGAGATCAAGCCTCCCAAGGACATCTGGGTGGGCGCCATCGATGCGCCTGTATCCCTGGTGGAATTCGGCGACTATGAAAGCGAAGCCTGCGCGAAAGCCCATGAGATCGTGAAGAAGATCATGGAGCAATACGATGGCAGGGTGAAATTCAATTTCCGTCACTTCCCGCTCACGCAGGTGCACCAGCGCGCGCAAAAAGCTGCTGAAGCCTGTGTAGGAGCAGCCCAGGAAGGAAAGTTCTGGGAGATGCATAACCTGCTCTTTGCGCACCGCACCCAGTTGGGCAGTATCAGCTTACGGGAATATGCACGCGAAGCTGGCGCAAAGGACAAGAATTTCCTTCCCAAGCTGGTGGATTCCCTTTATGGATGGACGGTCAGGAATGATCTGCTTGAAGGCCTCGATAAAGGCATCAGGGACATCCCTGCCTTCTTCATCAATAACGAACTATATACCGGCAAGATCAGCTTGCCTGGCCTTTCCAAAGCCATCGATGATGCTTTGGCATCTTCCGGTAAAAAGAAATCAACAGTAAAACAGAGAGCCTGA